A stretch of Aminivibrio pyruvatiphilus DNA encodes these proteins:
- a CDS encoding glutamate-1-semialdehyde 2,1-aminomutase: protein MNSSPKFTGGIIVNDYTWRLQSVIPGGAHTYSRGADQFPLNAPAILERGKCAYIFDPEGKKYLDYGMALRAVNIGYAEDEIDDAAIRQIRNGTNLTRPSMIELQAAELLVEIIDSAEMVKFTKNGSTSVTAAVKLARGYTGRDIVARCAEHPFFSYDDWFIGSTQITKGIPSSTVELTKLFHYNDIASLEALVSEYPDRIACVVLEPATTEEPKDNFLQKVRALCAKHGIIFILDEMITGFRWHLKGAQHHYGVVPDLCTFGKAMANGYSVSCVAGRREIMEQGSIEKEGTERLFFLSTTHGAEMAGLGAFVETVSFIRRNSVIEHLWQYGSHLMSMMERVTKRHGLEKNFKVFGVPCSPNYLTLDADGNISLALRTLFSREMLKNGVMMPWIALSWRHGDEEMRITEEALDASLSVYKKALEDGVENYLNEPAMKPVFRKYN from the coding sequence ATGAATAGTTCACCAAAATTTACGGGGGGGATTATTGTGAATGACTACACATGGCGTCTCCAGAGTGTTATACCCGGTGGAGCCCATACGTATTCAAGAGGGGCAGACCAGTTTCCTTTAAATGCACCGGCGATACTTGAAAGGGGAAAATGTGCCTATATTTTCGACCCTGAAGGGAAAAAATATCTAGACTACGGAATGGCGCTGCGGGCTGTCAATATAGGCTATGCGGAGGACGAGATTGATGACGCCGCGATACGGCAGATACGTAACGGCACCAATCTTACCCGCCCGTCGATGATTGAACTGCAGGCGGCTGAACTTTTGGTGGAAATAATCGATTCTGCAGAAATGGTGAAGTTTACCAAGAATGGCTCCACATCTGTTACTGCTGCTGTAAAGCTTGCCCGCGGCTACACGGGGCGGGACATTGTAGCCCGCTGTGCTGAACATCCGTTCTTTTCCTACGATGACTGGTTTATTGGCTCAACGCAGATTACCAAGGGAATCCCATCCTCAACAGTGGAATTGACGAAGCTCTTCCACTATAACGACATCGCCTCTCTGGAGGCACTCGTTTCTGAGTATCCTGACCGTATTGCCTGTGTTGTTCTGGAGCCTGCCACAACCGAGGAGCCGAAGGATAACTTCTTACAGAAAGTAAGAGCACTTTGTGCAAAACATGGCATAATCTTCATCCTTGACGAGATGATCACAGGATTTCGCTGGCATCTCAAGGGAGCGCAGCACCATTACGGAGTGGTTCCTGATCTATGTACATTCGGCAAGGCTATGGCTAACGGATACTCTGTTTCCTGTGTCGCCGGCCGCCGTGAAATAATGGAACAAGGTAGTATCGAAAAGGAGGGAACTGAACGGCTTTTCTTTCTTTCGACTACTCACGGGGCCGAGATGGCGGGGCTTGGGGCGTTTGTCGAGACTGTTTCCTTTATCCGTAGGAATTCTGTCATTGAACATCTTTGGCAGTACGGAAGCCACCTAATGAGCATGATGGAACGCGTTACGAAGCGGCATGGCCTCGAGAAAAATTTCAAGGTCTTCGGGGTTCCCTGTTCCCCTAACTACCTTACCCTGGATGCCGATGGAAATATTTCCCTTGCATTACGTACGCTCTTTTCCAGGGAGATGCTGAAAAACGGAGTGATGATGCCGTGGATCGCTCTTTCGTGGAGGCATGGTGACGAGGAGATGCGAATCACTGAGGAGGCGCTTGACGCGAGTCTTTCGGTTTATAAAAAAGCACTGGAGGATGGCGTGGAAAATTACTTAAACGAGCCGGCCATGAAGCCTGTTTTTCGGAAATATAACTAG
- a CDS encoding serine acetyltransferase, translated as MILSQSEQESLCLYVANQLNAFFPDENPVLPKFLLSFLSQTLERVEYCFSHIADRYFFDGNNVLFSHLHGDQYGMFLYFFANSLYRKGEDTSICSKLFALNKMLHGIDAFYEVELPDVFRWVHPLGTVLGRGNYCDYFLVYQRCGIGSNKNIYPRLGKFCSLHPGSSILGNCIIGDHCELGAGALLLDQSLEESILYVGVPGNFRKIRREANTSYWRNIPAQ; from the coding sequence ATGATCTTGAGCCAGAGCGAGCAAGAATCGCTCTGCCTGTACGTTGCGAACCAACTAAATGCTTTTTTCCCGGATGAAAATCCGGTATTACCGAAGTTCCTTCTGAGTTTCCTTTCACAAACACTCGAAAGAGTTGAGTACTGTTTTTCCCATATTGCAGACCGTTACTTTTTTGATGGGAATAATGTGCTTTTCAGTCATCTGCACGGAGATCAATACGGTATGTTCCTTTATTTTTTTGCAAACTCGCTGTACCGAAAGGGAGAAGACACCTCAATCTGTTCCAAACTATTCGCATTGAACAAGATGCTTCACGGGATTGACGCTTTTTATGAAGTCGAACTTCCTGACGTTTTTCGCTGGGTTCATCCTCTGGGGACAGTGCTTGGAAGAGGCAATTACTGTGACTATTTTCTAGTCTATCAACGTTGCGGCATCGGCTCGAACAAGAACATCTATCCCCGGCTTGGCAAATTCTGCTCTCTGCATCCCGGAAGCAGTATTCTGGGCAACTGTATCATTGGAGATCATTGCGAACTTGGCGCCGGAGCGCTTCTTCTGGATCAGTCGCTCGAAGAGAGCATACTCTATGTGGGCGTTCCGGGAAACTTCAGAAAAATCCGCAGGGAGGCGAACACTTCTTACTGGAGGAACATACCGGCTCAATGA
- the hisF gene encoding imidazole glycerol phosphate synthase subunit HisF: MLKTRLIPVLLLRGGRMVKGISFSDYRDTGDPVFASRVYNSQLVDELVFLDIDATSENRETNISIISDVSKECFMPLAIGGGVRSVNGMHRLLKNGADKVVVTTAALENPFLIREGAVEFGSQCIVVGLDVRLIKGRYVLFSHSGRLQWEISLDEHIAVCQEMGAGEFFINSIDCDGKMKGYDLDLIRFVVERASIPVIACGGAGTFMHLVDAMKTTGVSALAMASIFHFGDNNPIRARFFLKNYGINVKEV, from the coding sequence ATGCTGAAAACCAGGCTCATACCTGTTCTGCTTCTTCGGGGCGGTCGGATGGTCAAAGGGATCTCTTTTTCCGACTACAGGGATACTGGAGATCCTGTTTTTGCTTCTCGGGTCTACAACTCCCAGCTGGTGGACGAACTGGTTTTTCTTGACATAGACGCAACTTCAGAGAATAGGGAAACCAACATCAGCATAATTTCTGACGTATCAAAGGAGTGTTTTATGCCCCTGGCTATCGGCGGGGGAGTACGGTCTGTAAATGGAATGCATCGTCTTCTGAAAAATGGGGCTGATAAAGTTGTCGTAACGACTGCTGCATTGGAAAATCCGTTTCTGATACGGGAAGGTGCGGTAGAATTCGGCAGCCAGTGTATTGTTGTTGGATTGGATGTCCGCCTAATAAAGGGCCGGTACGTTCTTTTTTCGCATTCAGGAAGGTTGCAGTGGGAAATATCCCTGGATGAACATATCGCAGTCTGTCAGGAAATGGGTGCGGGTGAATTTTTCATCAATTCGATTGACTGTGACGGGAAGATGAAGGGATACGATCTTGACCTCATTCGATTTGTTGTTGAGCGTGCTTCCATTCCCGTCATTGCCTGTGGAGGAGCGGGAACATTCATGCATCTCGTAGATGCGATGAAGACAACAGGAGTAAGCGCTCTGGCAATGGCGAGTATTTTTCACTTTGGTGACAACAATCCAATACGGGCACGGTTCTTTTTGAAAAATTATGGAATAAATGTCAAGGAAGTTTGA
- the hisH gene encoding imidazole glycerol phosphate synthase subunit HisH: MIGVIDLGRGNIGSVFNALKFLGESPCVLDSPRRINDCKKIILPGVGSFFSSMTELKSRNFSEALRGFAAHGGKILGICLGMQLLASLGTENGEIEGLNLIPGKVRRMSPPDGFRVPHVGWNGVNRKQRHPIFQGVKEGVDFYFTHSFIFEVDDPSHAVGSTNYGEAFTSVIVSGNVWGVQFHPEKSQKNGLRILKNFLEEGTAEC; encoded by the coding sequence ATGATTGGTGTCATCGATCTAGGGCGGGGAAATATTGGATCCGTTTTTAATGCTCTGAAATTCCTCGGAGAAAGTCCCTGCGTCCTCGATTCACCGCGAAGGATAAATGACTGCAAAAAAATCATCCTGCCGGGGGTTGGTTCATTCTTTAGCAGCATGACCGAGTTGAAATCGAGGAATTTTTCTGAAGCCTTGAGAGGCTTTGCAGCACATGGAGGAAAGATACTCGGTATATGTCTTGGGATGCAGCTTCTTGCTTCGTTGGGGACAGAGAACGGCGAAATTGAGGGGCTGAATCTCATCCCCGGGAAAGTACGCCGGATGTCTCCCCCAGATGGTTTTCGGGTTCCTCACGTCGGGTGGAACGGAGTAAACCGGAAACAACGGCATCCCATTTTCCAAGGGGTGAAAGAAGGGGTTGATTTCTACTTCACCCACTCCTTTATTTTTGAAGTTGATGACCCTTCTCATGCAGTGGGGAGCACGAATTACGGAGAAGCTTTCACCTCTGTTATCGTCTCGGGGAATGTGTGGGGTGTACAGTTTCACCCTGAAAAAAGCCAGAAGAACGGACTCCGTATATTGAAGAATTTTCTGGAGGAAGGGACGGCAGAATGCTGA
- a CDS encoding N-acetyl sugar amidotransferase, protein MSGILRKCKRCLLPETYETLEIAADDLSCNMCRGSEFKKQNIDWKKRKNQFDSIIEKYRGKNDYDCIVPFSGGKDSTFTLYYLMKEYGIKPLVVRFNHGFYRPGHEENVNRTLRKLGVDFIDFRPNWTIVKRLMKESFDRKTDFCWHCHTGVYSFPLRIAVRFNVPLVIWGEPLSELSAYYTYEGDDIEFEDEEKFNMVRNLGITAEDMYGMISGDDFPVNRRDLLPYTYPTVEELKKLGCYSVCLGSFIPWDYRKQTRMIMDELGWVGLDIESAPRDVNGEFAKVECWLQGTRDYVKYLKRGYSRVTQLVNFEIRNGRMSSEEGQRLVEAYDAFKPASLEVFLEYMGMTEREFNETVAKFAVAPWEPDFERELPETRLQDMDSWYRENNRKEGEGKRG, encoded by the coding sequence ATGAGCGGTATTCTGAGAAAGTGCAAACGATGCCTCCTACCTGAGACCTATGAAACCCTCGAAATTGCAGCAGACGATTTGTCCTGCAATATGTGCCGTGGCAGTGAGTTTAAGAAACAAAACATAGACTGGAAAAAAAGAAAAAATCAGTTCGATTCAATTATTGAAAAATACAGGGGAAAAAACGATTATGACTGTATAGTTCCCTTTAGTGGGGGCAAGGACAGTACTTTCACCCTCTATTATCTTATGAAGGAGTACGGGATCAAACCCCTTGTCGTTCGCTTTAACCACGGCTTTTACAGACCGGGACATGAAGAAAATGTCAACAGGACGCTGCGGAAACTTGGAGTGGATTTCATCGATTTCAGACCGAACTGGACTATTGTAAAACGCCTGATGAAGGAGTCCTTCGACAGAAAAACGGATTTCTGCTGGCACTGTCATACTGGCGTCTATTCTTTTCCTCTCCGAATCGCAGTACGTTTTAATGTTCCGTTAGTCATCTGGGGTGAACCCCTTTCTGAACTTTCGGCCTACTACACTTACGAAGGCGATGACATTGAATTCGAGGACGAAGAAAAGTTCAACATGGTACGCAACCTGGGGATTACAGCAGAGGATATGTACGGAATGATTAGCGGTGACGATTTCCCAGTTAACCGAAGAGATCTTCTGCCATATACCTATCCGACGGTGGAAGAACTGAAAAAACTCGGTTGCTATTCCGTATGTCTGGGTAGTTTTATTCCGTGGGACTACAGGAAACAGACACGGATGATTATGGACGAACTGGGATGGGTTGGTCTCGATATTGAGAGTGCTCCAAGAGATGTTAACGGCGAGTTTGCCAAAGTTGAATGCTGGCTGCAGGGAACACGGGACTATGTAAAATATTTGAAGCGAGGCTACAGCCGCGTGACTCAGCTTGTGAACTTCGAGATTCGGAATGGCCGAATGTCATCCGAGGAAGGGCAGAGATTAGTTGAGGCATACGATGCTTTCAAGCCGGCATCACTTGAGGTATTTCTCGAGTATATGGGGATGACGGAGAGAGAATTCAACGAAACTGTCGCCAAGTTCGCAGTTGCTCCCTGGGAACCGGATTTCGAAAGAGAGCTGCCCGAAACGAGGCTCCAGGATATGGATTCCTGGTATAGGGAGAACAACCGTAAAGAAGGAGAAGGAAAAAGAGGATGA
- a CDS encoding cytidylyltransferase domain-containing protein, with protein sequence MISEKTVLALVPARAGSKGLPGKNIRPFCGKPLLQWSVEHGLSSKYVDKVVVSTDSEEFAEIARKGGAHVPFLRPKSLATDVASSIDVILHGIDYLERHGEEFNILVLLEPTSPLRRPDDIDRALERLLSVPEAESVVSVSLTEAHHPAFLMKKRKEGFIVPYLPDFSVVRRQDITPLFFLDGTVYISWTEALKRRRSFYHDRTLGYEVPKYQSFEVDDMDDFIICEALFRAKLADKE encoded by the coding sequence ATGATTTCTGAAAAAACAGTGCTTGCGCTTGTTCCGGCAAGAGCCGGTAGTAAAGGATTACCCGGTAAAAACATTCGTCCCTTTTGCGGAAAACCGTTGCTCCAATGGAGTGTAGAACATGGTCTTTCTTCAAAGTATGTTGATAAAGTCGTTGTATCCACTGATTCTGAGGAATTTGCGGAAATTGCCCGCAAAGGAGGTGCTCATGTCCCCTTCCTCCGCCCCAAGTCTCTGGCTACTGATGTTGCTTCAAGCATTGACGTGATCTTGCATGGGATCGATTATCTCGAGCGGCATGGCGAAGAGTTCAATATTCTTGTCTTGCTTGAACCGACATCACCACTGCGTAGACCGGATGACATTGACAGAGCTCTTGAGAGGCTCCTTTCGGTGCCCGAGGCAGAAAGTGTCGTTTCTGTCTCGCTTACCGAGGCGCACCACCCGGCGTTTCTTATGAAAAAGCGAAAAGAGGGTTTCATTGTTCCGTATCTTCCTGATTTCTCGGTAGTTAGAAGACAGGATATAACACCTCTTTTTTTCCTCGACGGCACTGTATACATTAGCTGGACAGAGGCCCTAAAGAGACGGAGGAGTTTTTACCATGATCGGACTCTAGGTTACGAAGTGCCCAAATACCAGTCTTTTGAAGTGGACGATATGGATGACTTCATAATTTGCGAAGCCCTGTTCAGGGCAAAACTTGCAGATAAGGAGTAG
- a CDS encoding Gfo/Idh/MocA family protein — protein MKCFIAGLGSMGKRRLRLVRRFFPEMDIAVLDARQDRRDDVSRSYGCTVYESFEGGLADFSPDVLIVSTPPDAHALSIHSALEKGIHTFSELDLLDDGYDAILPFEENGFPVAFLSSTPLYRSENRWIIGNHGKTGARKFYTYHVGQYLPDWHPWEKYDEFFVGSPRTNAIREILCIELPWLTECFGKVTDFSCSWSRTSSLNLPYPDTCQVLLRHGDGTTGSFTLDCVSRKAVRNLLISGEEGTILWEGNSQSLRYLSPSGEPVHPLLDEKELERQAGYAQFISESPYLEELRHFFRLVSGETAERGYSYARHREILRLVDGLEREWKEH, from the coding sequence ATGAAGTGCTTTATTGCCGGGCTCGGGTCGATGGGGAAGCGGCGGCTTCGCCTGGTGCGCCGTTTCTTCCCGGAGATGGATATAGCTGTCCTGGATGCCAGGCAGGACAGACGGGACGATGTATCCCGCTCTTACGGCTGTACCGTATATGAATCTTTTGAAGGCGGTCTTGCCGATTTTTCCCCCGATGTCCTGATAGTTTCCACACCCCCGGACGCCCACGCGCTCAGTATTCATTCGGCCCTGGAGAAGGGCATCCACACCTTCTCCGAGCTTGACCTTCTGGATGACGGGTATGACGCTATTTTGCCCTTCGAGGAAAATGGATTTCCCGTGGCCTTTCTCTCCTCGACTCCCCTCTACCGCTCGGAGAACCGCTGGATCATCGGAAACCACGGGAAGACGGGGGCGAGGAAGTTTTATACCTACCACGTAGGGCAGTACTTGCCGGACTGGCACCCATGGGAAAAGTATGACGAGTTTTTCGTCGGCTCGCCCCGGACGAACGCCATCCGGGAAATTCTGTGCATCGAGCTGCCATGGCTGACGGAGTGCTTCGGAAAAGTGACGGACTTCAGCTGCTCCTGGTCCCGGACAAGCTCCCTGAACCTGCCGTACCCCGATACTTGCCAGGTCCTTCTGCGCCACGGCGACGGAACCACGGGGAGTTTCACTCTTGACTGCGTCTCCAGGAAGGCGGTCAGGAATCTGCTGATCAGCGGTGAGGAAGGAACGATCCTGTGGGAGGGAAACAGCCAATCTCTCCGGTATCTCTCCCCGTCAGGAGAACCGGTCCATCCGCTGCTTGACGAAAAGGAACTTGAACGGCAGGCGGGATATGCGCAATTCATCAGCGAAAGCCCTTACCTTGAGGAGTTGCGCCATTTTTTCCGCCTGGTCAGCGGCGAAACGGCAGAGCGGGGCTACAGCTACGCCCGCCACCGGGAGATCCTGCGTCTGGTGGACGGGCTCGAGAGGGAGTGGAAAGAACATTGA
- a CDS encoding acetyltransferase, whose protein sequence is MNNLSARVLILGAGGHASVVLDLLLASGICPMGVIDPEKHPGETWEGIPVLGDDDFVLSMPTEAIVLVNGVGAVPGKTLRNDLFRRFRAQGYSFLSLVHPSAVLSPAVNLEEGSQIMAGSVLQRNAAVGENSVVNTRAVLEHDCSVEAGSFIGPGAILCGNTRVKEGAFIGAGAVLLPGVIVGQKAVVGAGAVVLRDVEKEETVTGVPAKPRKK, encoded by the coding sequence ATGAATAACCTTTCGGCCAGGGTGTTGATTCTCGGGGCGGGAGGACATGCCTCGGTGGTGCTGGATCTCCTCCTGGCCAGCGGAATATGTCCCATGGGAGTCATTGATCCCGAGAAACATCCGGGGGAGACCTGGGAAGGCATCCCCGTGCTTGGAGACGATGATTTTGTCCTTTCCATGCCTACGGAAGCAATTGTCCTGGTGAACGGTGTCGGCGCTGTTCCGGGGAAGACGCTGCGGAATGATCTCTTCCGCAGGTTCAGGGCTCAAGGCTATTCTTTTCTTTCACTGGTCCATCCGTCAGCTGTTCTTTCTCCGGCGGTGAATCTCGAGGAAGGAAGCCAGATAATGGCGGGATCGGTCTTGCAGCGAAACGCGGCCGTCGGCGAGAACTCCGTGGTGAACACCCGGGCTGTTCTCGAACATGACTGCAGTGTGGAAGCCGGCAGTTTTATCGGTCCGGGAGCCATCCTGTGCGGAAATACCCGGGTTAAGGAAGGTGCGTTCATCGGAGCCGGCGCGGTTCTCCTTCCCGGGGTAATCGTAGGGCAGAAAGCTGTCGTCGGGGCCGGGGCGGTAGTCCTCCGGGACGTGGAGAAAGAAGAGACGGTTACCGGAGTGCCTGCTAAACCGAGAAAAAAATGA
- the neuB gene encoding N-acetylneuraminate synthase, whose product MIILVKRGTAMFLKDNKKTTYIIAEAGVNHNGSPETALRLIDAAADSGADAVKFQTFSATALVRKNAPKAEYQKKTTGEKETQWEMLSKLELSPVIHEALLERCRKRGIEFLSSPFDQGSLDFLTDCLGMKTVKLGSGEITNGPLLLSAARKGVSIILSTGMATIGEVETALSCLAFGYTEPHCAPSPGSFLRAFASGEGRAALMNKVLLLHCTSEYPAPVDEVNLKAMVTLRNAFRLPVGYSDHTEGTAVSIAAVALGACIIEKHFTLDREQAGPDHRASLDPVLFSRLVKEVRLAERSLGTEAKVPSPSEWDTRELVRKSIVASRPVRKGEIFTSDNLAFKRPGNGMSPFQFWELLGRTAGKDYEPDEGINE is encoded by the coding sequence ATGATTATTCTGGTGAAGCGGGGTACGGCTATGTTTTTGAAAGATAATAAGAAAACAACCTATATAATTGCCGAGGCCGGAGTAAATCATAACGGCTCACCGGAAACGGCTCTCCGGCTTATTGACGCGGCAGCCGACTCCGGGGCTGATGCGGTAAAATTCCAGACGTTTTCCGCGACGGCCCTTGTCCGGAAAAATGCGCCCAAGGCGGAGTACCAGAAAAAAACGACCGGTGAAAAAGAAACCCAGTGGGAAATGCTCTCAAAGCTCGAACTGTCCCCTGTGATTCATGAAGCGCTCCTTGAACGGTGCAGAAAGAGAGGAATTGAATTTCTCTCAAGTCCATTCGACCAGGGGAGTCTCGACTTTTTGACGGACTGCCTTGGAATGAAGACGGTCAAACTCGGATCGGGTGAGATAACCAATGGTCCTCTCCTGCTTAGTGCCGCCCGGAAAGGAGTATCCATCATCCTCTCTACAGGCATGGCCACCATCGGCGAGGTCGAGACAGCCCTTTCATGTCTCGCCTTCGGTTATACGGAACCTCACTGTGCTCCATCCCCCGGTTCTTTTCTTCGTGCTTTTGCGTCGGGAGAAGGCCGCGCCGCCCTGATGAACAAAGTCTTACTGCTGCACTGTACTTCCGAATATCCGGCTCCTGTGGACGAAGTCAACCTCAAGGCAATGGTCACATTAAGGAACGCTTTCCGCCTTCCGGTAGGATACTCGGATCACACCGAGGGAACGGCGGTCTCGATCGCAGCCGTGGCTCTCGGCGCCTGCATAATTGAGAAACATTTTACACTGGATCGGGAACAGGCAGGCCCTGACCACAGGGCATCCCTTGATCCGGTTTTGTTTTCCCGTTTGGTTAAGGAAGTGCGTTTGGCGGAGCGTTCACTCGGGACCGAAGCAAAGGTGCCCTCCCCGTCGGAATGGGATACCAGGGAGTTGGTGAGAAAGAGCATCGTAGCGTCACGGCCGGTAAGGAAAGGGGAAATATTCACAAGCGATAACCTGGCCTTCAAGCGGCCCGGCAACGGTATGTCCCCCTTTCAATTCTGGGAATTGCTCGGCAGGACGGCGGGGAAAGACTATGAACCCGATGAAGGCATCAATGAATAA
- a CDS encoding polysaccharide deacetylase family protein — MSNLTIVMYHYVRELKRSRYPEIKGLPFETFKEQVAYLKKLYYFVSARDLFECRENGSDLPKNAALLTFDDGYLDHFQYVFPVLDKEKIPACFFPSGKCILERKLLSVNKIHFILASVQNKRQIVQHICDAVDTSQPDFSLPKSEFFLENLRKPGRFDTADVVFIKRMLQRDLPEVFRDAIIDDLFTRFVSKDEAAFAQELYMTTEQVECLKRNGMYIGSHGYDHYWLDTLSHEELTREIERSLAFLQQIGSDTRNWIMCYPYGAYNEAVLSLLKQKGCSLGLTTEPRLAFWGKDDYLTLPRLDTNDILKVQGED, encoded by the coding sequence ATGAGTAACCTTACGATAGTGATGTATCATTATGTCAGAGAGTTGAAAAGGTCAAGATATCCGGAAATTAAAGGGCTTCCATTTGAGACATTCAAAGAACAGGTGGCCTATCTGAAGAAGCTTTATTATTTCGTGTCTGCCCGGGATTTGTTCGAATGCAGGGAAAACGGCAGTGATTTGCCGAAAAACGCAGCCTTGTTGACCTTTGATGACGGCTACTTGGATCATTTTCAGTATGTTTTTCCTGTCCTGGACAAGGAAAAGATTCCGGCTTGTTTCTTCCCTTCCGGGAAATGTATCCTGGAGAGAAAACTTTTATCTGTCAATAAGATCCATTTTATTCTTGCGAGCGTTCAAAACAAGAGGCAAATCGTGCAGCATATCTGTGATGCTGTGGACACCTCACAACCGGATTTTTCGCTGCCGAAGAGCGAGTTCTTTCTCGAGAACCTGAGAAAACCCGGTCGTTTTGACACGGCTGATGTTGTTTTTATTAAGAGAATGCTCCAGCGGGATCTTCCCGAGGTTTTCCGCGACGCCATTATTGATGATTTATTTACCAGGTTTGTTTCGAAAGATGAAGCTGCCTTTGCCCAGGAGCTTTACATGACGACCGAACAGGTTGAGTGCCTGAAGCGAAACGGGATGTATATCGGCAGTCATGGATACGATCATTACTGGCTTGACACTTTATCTCACGAGGAATTGACGCGGGAGATTGAACGCTCCCTTGCTTTCCTGCAACAGATAGGAAGTGACACACGGAACTGGATCATGTGCTATCCATACGGAGCATACAACGAAGCAGTTCTCAGCCTGCTGAAGCAAAAAGGGTGCTCTTTGGGCCTCACGACGGAACCCCGCCTTGCTTTCTGGGGAAAAGACGATTATCTTACTTTGCCGAGATTAGATACAAATGACATCCTGAAGGTACAAGGGGAAGACTAA
- a CDS encoding class I SAM-dependent methyltransferase yields the protein MTTKQQKETQAYFRKFAEEWGMKAEDRNFESFNLIRERNDFVLSVAKENAPVRSFLDVGCGTGDLVVQAAKLGIPSVGVDFAEEMIEQAILKMKKESGIKADFVHASIFDFSMGNEEYDLISANGFIEYISYEELELFFEMVARGLKRGGSFVCGSRNRLFNLFSLNEYTSQEIDSGAAEMLLTEAVRWSVSQNIEEALHDVKIAPLQDREIKHPGTGVEVNTRFQYTPAQLIRKLAERGLKPIEIYPVNIHGVTPKTKDAHNDIYALIANMLQSFGRNNTQMLTQASTFMLHVMKV from the coding sequence ATGACAACGAAACAACAGAAAGAAACGCAGGCATATTTTAGAAAATTTGCGGAAGAATGGGGAATGAAAGCGGAGGATAGAAACTTTGAATCCTTTAACCTTATTCGTGAAAGAAATGATTTTGTCCTTTCCGTTGCGAAAGAAAACGCTCCCGTTCGTTCCTTTCTCGATGTAGGATGCGGCACTGGTGACCTTGTGGTTCAGGCGGCAAAACTGGGTATCCCGTCCGTAGGGGTTGATTTTGCCGAAGAGATGATAGAACAGGCCATCCTGAAAATGAAAAAAGAAAGCGGGATTAAGGCGGACTTCGTCCACGCATCAATTTTCGATTTTTCGATGGGAAATGAAGAATATGATTTGATTTCTGCCAATGGATTCATTGAGTATATTTCCTACGAAGAGTTGGAGCTTTTTTTTGAAATGGTTGCCCGGGGCCTAAAGCGTGGCGGCTCTTTTGTCTGCGGTTCCCGTAACAGGCTCTTTAATCTTTTTTCCCTGAATGAATACACATCGCAGGAAATTGATTCAGGGGCGGCAGAAATGCTGCTGACTGAAGCAGTGCGATGGTCTGTTTCCCAGAATATCGAAGAAGCGCTTCATGATGTAAAGATAGCTCCTTTGCAGGACCGAGAAATAAAACATCCGGGTACCGGTGTTGAAGTGAACACTAGGTTTCAATATACCCCGGCCCAGTTGATAAGGAAGCTGGCTGAAAGAGGATTGAAGCCCATTGAAATATATCCTGTGAATATCCATGGAGTTACACCGAAAACCAAGGATGCCCATAATGATATTTATGCTTTGATTGCCAATATGCTCCAGTCTTTTGGAAGAAATAATACCCAGATGCTGACGCAGGCTTCAACGTTCATGCTTCATGTCATGAAAGTGTAA